In one window of Streptomyces sp. FXJ1.172 DNA:
- a CDS encoding pentapeptide repeat-containing protein encodes MPEQIADLSDLRGDCAQCFGLCCVALPFAASADFALNKPAGKPCPNLRGDHRCGIHADLRTKGFTGCTVYDCFGAGQKVSQLTFGGQDWRTGSKDHARRMSEVFPVVRQLHELLWYLTEALGLPAARPVHAELRRALEETGLLTRQSPAELAALDVAAHRQQVNVLLLRTSELARAGVAESNGGNGGKGGKGNKGGKKGKGGGKDRRGADLIGARLRGADLRWASLRGAYLIAADLTGADLRDADMIGADLRDADLSDADLTGAFFLTQPQLNAARGSAGTRLPRSVSRPVHWAAKG; translated from the coding sequence ATGCCGGAACAGATAGCCGACCTCTCCGACCTGCGCGGCGACTGCGCCCAGTGCTTCGGGCTGTGCTGTGTCGCCCTGCCCTTCGCCGCGTCCGCCGACTTCGCGCTGAACAAGCCCGCCGGCAAGCCCTGTCCGAACCTGAGGGGCGACCACCGCTGCGGGATCCACGCGGATCTGCGGACGAAGGGCTTCACCGGCTGCACGGTCTACGACTGCTTCGGTGCCGGCCAGAAGGTCTCGCAGCTCACCTTCGGCGGGCAGGACTGGCGGACCGGGTCCAAGGATCACGCCCGGCGGATGTCCGAGGTGTTCCCGGTCGTACGGCAGCTGCACGAGCTGCTGTGGTACCTGACCGAGGCGCTCGGCCTGCCCGCCGCCCGGCCGGTCCACGCCGAGCTGCGGCGCGCGCTGGAGGAGACCGGGCTACTGACCCGGCAGAGCCCCGCGGAACTGGCCGCGCTGGACGTGGCCGCGCACCGGCAGCAGGTCAACGTCCTCCTGCTGCGCACCAGCGAACTGGCCCGGGCCGGCGTCGCCGAGAGCAACGGCGGCAACGGCGGCAAGGGGGGCAAGGGCAACAAGGGTGGCAAGAAGGGAAAGGGGGGCGGGAAGGACCGGCGGGGCGCGGATCTCATCGGGGCCCGGCTGCGCGGTGCCGATCTGCGCTGGGCGAGCCTGCGCGGCGCGTATCTCATCGCCGCCGACCTCACCGGCGCGGATCTGCGCGACGCGGACATGATCGGCGCGGACCTGCGTGACGCCGACCTGAGCGACGCGGACCTCACCGGCGCGTTCTTCCTCACCCAGCCGCAGCTCAACGCCGCGCGGGGCAGCGCCGGTACCCGGCTGCCGCGGTCAGTCAGCCGGCCGGTGCACTGGGCAGCCAAGGGGTGA
- a CDS encoding alpha/beta fold hydrolase — MSLSYRQPGAVLTDRRFTVPLDHADPGGETIELYAREVVASDKARQDLPWLLYLQGGPGFGANRFVGRQSWLDRALKEYRVLLLDQRGTGSSTPATRQTLPLRGGPAEQAAYLARFRADSIVRDCEAIRPEVTGGAPWTVLGQSFGGFCTVSYLSLAPEGLATAVITGGLPSLHAHADDVYRAAYPRIERKVTAHYARYPQDVDRARRIADHLLSHDVVLPNGYRFTAEAFQSLGRMLGASDGSHRLHHLLEDAFVRTPAGQELSDAFQEQAQSLLSHAQYPLYALVHESIYGQGARPTAWAAERIRAEFPQFDAAKALAGDTPVLFTGETVHPWMFDTDPALRPLRDTAALLAARTDWEPLYEPARLAANEVPVAAAVYHDDMYVDTAHALETARAVRGLRTWVTDEFEHDGLRAGAPRVLDRLLALTRDEV, encoded by the coding sequence TTGAGCCTCAGCTACCGCCAGCCTGGTGCCGTCCTCACCGACCGCCGCTTCACCGTGCCCCTCGACCACGCCGACCCGGGCGGCGAGACCATCGAGCTGTACGCCCGCGAGGTGGTCGCGAGCGACAAGGCGCGGCAGGACCTGCCCTGGCTGCTGTATCTCCAGGGCGGCCCCGGCTTCGGGGCGAATCGTTTCGTCGGGCGTCAGTCCTGGCTCGACCGGGCGCTGAAGGAGTACCGCGTGCTGCTGCTCGACCAGCGCGGCACCGGCAGCTCCACGCCCGCCACCCGGCAGACCCTCCCGCTGCGCGGCGGCCCCGCCGAGCAGGCCGCCTACCTCGCCCGCTTCCGCGCCGACTCCATCGTCCGGGACTGCGAGGCCATCCGCCCCGAGGTCACCGGCGGCGCCCCCTGGACCGTACTCGGCCAGAGCTTCGGCGGCTTCTGCACGGTCTCGTACCTCTCCCTCGCCCCCGAGGGCCTCGCCACCGCCGTGATCACCGGAGGCCTGCCCTCCCTGCACGCCCACGCCGACGACGTCTACCGCGCCGCCTACCCGCGCATCGAACGCAAGGTCACCGCGCACTACGCCCGCTACCCCCAGGACGTGGACCGGGCCCGCCGGATCGCCGACCACCTGCTGTCCCACGACGTGGTCCTCCCGAACGGCTACCGGTTCACCGCCGAGGCCTTCCAGTCCCTCGGCCGGATGCTCGGCGCGAGCGACGGCAGCCATCGGCTGCACCACCTCCTGGAGGACGCCTTCGTGCGCACCCCGGCCGGCCAGGAGCTGTCGGACGCCTTCCAGGAGCAGGCCCAGAGCCTGCTGTCGCACGCCCAGTACCCGCTGTACGCGCTCGTCCACGAGTCGATCTACGGCCAGGGCGCCCGCCCCACCGCCTGGGCCGCCGAGCGGATCCGCGCCGAGTTCCCGCAGTTCGACGCGGCGAAGGCGCTCGCGGGTGACACCCCGGTGCTCTTCACCGGTGAGACGGTCCACCCCTGGATGTTCGACACCGACCCCGCCCTGCGCCCCCTGCGCGACACGGCCGCACTGCTCGCCGCCCGCACCGACTGGGAACCGCTGTACGAACCCGCCCGCCTCGCCGCCAACGAGGTGCCGGTCGCCGCGGCGGTCTACCACGACGACATGTACGTCGACACCGCTCACGCCCTGGAGACCGCGCGTGCCGTCCGCGGTCTGCGTACCTGGGTCACCGACGAGTTCGAGCACGACGGGCTGCGCGCCGGTGCTCCGCGGGTACTGGACCGGCTGCTGGCGCTCACCCGGGACGAGGTGTGA
- a CDS encoding LacI family DNA-binding transcriptional regulator, with amino-acid sequence MTQSVGIKDVARAAGVSVGTVSNVINRPDTVASETRARVQSAIDRLGYVRSESARQLRAGRSRIMGLLVLDMGNPFFVDVARGAERAAREAGLGVMVCNSAQNAAEEAEYLSLFAEQRVRGVLLTPADATGRNIETFRRHGIPFVLVDRVAEGTTECSVSVDDVAGGALAVRHLADAGHRSIAYVSGPPGLNQVRDRRTGALNALAEAGLGPDVLRELPTERLDVAAGRDAGARLLGLADRPTAVFCANDLLALGVLQAMYAAGVRVPDDLAIVGYDDIEFAAAAAVPLTSVRQPAVTMGALAAELLLEETEQGEGGQTHEHRRVVLQPELVVRRSSLAAR; translated from the coding sequence ATGACCCAGTCGGTGGGTATCAAGGACGTCGCCCGCGCCGCCGGAGTGTCGGTGGGCACGGTGTCGAACGTCATCAACCGCCCGGACACCGTCGCCAGTGAGACCCGAGCCCGGGTGCAGTCCGCGATCGACCGGCTCGGCTACGTCCGCAGCGAGTCCGCGCGCCAGCTGCGGGCGGGCCGCAGCCGGATCATGGGCCTGCTCGTGCTCGACATGGGCAACCCCTTCTTCGTGGACGTGGCGCGCGGCGCCGAGCGGGCCGCCCGGGAGGCGGGGCTCGGCGTGATGGTCTGCAACAGCGCGCAGAACGCCGCCGAGGAGGCCGAGTACCTGTCCCTGTTCGCCGAGCAGCGGGTGCGCGGCGTGCTGCTGACCCCGGCCGACGCCACCGGCCGCAACATCGAGACCTTCCGCCGGCACGGCATTCCGTTCGTCCTGGTCGACAGGGTCGCCGAGGGCACCACCGAGTGCTCCGTCTCCGTGGACGACGTCGCCGGCGGCGCCCTCGCGGTGCGCCACCTGGCGGACGCGGGCCACCGCTCGATCGCCTACGTCAGCGGACCGCCCGGCCTCAACCAGGTCCGCGACCGCCGTACCGGCGCGCTGAACGCGCTCGCCGAGGCGGGGCTCGGGCCGGACGTGCTGCGCGAGCTGCCCACCGAGCGCCTCGACGTCGCCGCAGGCCGGGACGCGGGCGCCCGCCTGCTGGGCCTCGCCGACCGCCCCACCGCCGTGTTCTGCGCCAACGACCTGCTCGCCCTCGGCGTCCTGCAGGCCATGTACGCGGCGGGCGTGAGAGTCCCGGACGACCTGGCGATCGTCGGCTACGACGACATCGAGTTCGCGGCGGCGGCCGCCGTACCGCTCACCTCCGTACGGCAGCCGGCCGTCACCATGGGCGCGCTCGCCGCCGAACTGCTCCTCGAGGAGACCGAGCAGGGCGAGGGCGGGCAGACGCACGAGCACCGCCGGGTGGTGCTCCAGCCGGAGCTGGTGGTGCGCCGCTCCAGCCTTGCCGCACGCTGA
- a CDS encoding BNR repeat-containing protein encodes MTAAASRPAAPRITPLGRTLLDPRALYFVSYDGLVNNNSFQKNGLFTYGGRQYAAWYSADRSATVARRTPGTGHWSALALGHRLKSDDSHNVISMGFSRADGRLHVVMDAHSDGFSYVKSVAGLLDRPAAMPWTPSVFGPVRTSLDGLALTARFTYPQFIATPEGGLQLCYRAGISGDGRNALAEYGRSGWTALGEWTGSTGTYTSAHGSSTARNMYLHGIDYDVHGRLHALFTWREQNAAVMCGGGALTNHDTGYVRSDDRGRTWRNDAGAVVGTTGGRDTVAVTGPGLVVDRLGPGHALMNQESQATDSAGLPHAIISYVPGRFGQCTTDYAADRVAHGRAFHLRKNASGSWHKTEIPVPLNSSQRTGLVLDRYDNAYAVLPFGRVAAASKASGHTDWTLLYDGGGLNAFGEVVIDGTRARSDGVLSFMYQEKSTGTTPSPLYVADFALPA; translated from the coding sequence ATGACCGCCGCCGCAAGCAGGCCCGCGGCGCCCCGGATCACCCCCCTCGGCCGCACCCTCCTGGACCCCCGGGCCCTGTACTTCGTGTCGTACGACGGCCTCGTCAACAACAACTCCTTCCAGAAGAACGGCCTGTTCACCTACGGGGGCCGGCAGTACGCGGCCTGGTACTCCGCCGACCGCAGCGCGACCGTCGCACGCCGCACACCGGGCACCGGCCACTGGTCCGCCCTCGCCCTCGGGCACCGGCTCAAGAGCGACGACTCGCACAACGTGATCTCCATGGGCTTCTCGCGGGCCGACGGCCGGCTGCACGTGGTCATGGACGCGCACAGCGACGGTTTCAGCTACGTGAAGTCCGTCGCCGGGCTGCTCGACCGCCCCGCGGCCATGCCCTGGACGCCGTCCGTCTTCGGCCCCGTACGGACCAGCCTCGACGGACTCGCCCTCACCGCGCGGTTCACCTATCCGCAGTTCATCGCGACACCCGAGGGCGGGCTCCAGCTCTGCTACCGCGCCGGCATCTCCGGTGACGGCCGCAACGCCCTTGCCGAGTACGGCCGTTCGGGCTGGACCGCGCTGGGGGAGTGGACCGGCTCCACCGGTACCTACACCAGCGCGCACGGCTCCAGCACCGCCCGGAACATGTATCTGCACGGCATCGACTACGACGTCCACGGCCGGCTGCACGCCCTGTTCACCTGGCGCGAGCAGAACGCCGCCGTCATGTGCGGCGGTGGCGCTCTGACCAATCACGACACGGGGTACGTCCGTTCCGACGACCGCGGCCGGACCTGGCGCAACGACGCCGGTGCGGTCGTCGGCACCACCGGCGGCCGGGACACCGTCGCCGTCACCGGCCCCGGCCTGGTCGTGGACCGGCTCGGACCCGGCCACGCGCTGATGAACCAGGAGAGCCAGGCCACCGACTCCGCCGGCCTGCCGCACGCGATCATCAGCTACGTACCGGGCCGCTTCGGGCAGTGCACCACCGACTACGCCGCCGACCGCGTCGCCCACGGACGCGCCTTCCACCTGCGCAAGAACGCCTCCGGCAGCTGGCACAAGACCGAGATCCCCGTCCCGCTGAACTCCAGCCAGCGCACCGGGCTCGTCCTCGACCGGTACGACAACGCCTACGCGGTCCTTCCGTTCGGCCGTGTCGCCGCCGCCTCGAAGGCCTCCGGCCACACCGACTGGACACTCCTGTACGACGGCGGCGGCCTGAACGCCTTCGGCGAGGTGGTGATCGACGGGACGCGGGCCCGCTCGGACGGCGTCCTGTCGTTCATGTACCAGGAGAAGTCCACCGGTACGACGCCCTCGCCCCTGTACGTGGCCGACTTCGCCCTGCCGGCATGA
- a CDS encoding L-rhamnose mutarotase produces MQRVCFLLKVRADRLDEYRERHAAVWPEMLDALRATGWRNYSLFLREDGLLVGYLETEDFAAARAGMAATGVNARWQADMAPFFESLDGARPDAAMKPLTEVFHLS; encoded by the coding sequence ATGCAGCGTGTGTGCTTCCTGCTGAAGGTCCGGGCGGACCGGCTCGACGAGTACCGGGAGCGGCATGCCGCCGTCTGGCCGGAGATGCTCGACGCCCTGAGGGCGACCGGCTGGCGCAACTACTCGCTGTTCCTGCGCGAGGACGGCCTGCTCGTCGGCTACCTGGAGACGGAGGACTTCGCCGCCGCCCGGGCCGGCATGGCGGCCACCGGCGTCAACGCCCGCTGGCAGGCGGACATGGCGCCGTTCTTCGAGTCGCTGGACGGCGCCCGGCCCGACGCGGCGATGAAGCCGCTGACGGAGGTGTTCCACCTGTCATGA